Proteins encoded within one genomic window of Ranitomeya variabilis isolate aRanVar5 chromosome 4, aRanVar5.hap1, whole genome shotgun sequence:
- the FFAR4 gene encoding free fatty acid receptor 4 encodes MGYMIVSCQSEEICNFTFFNFFSEFDKSLQVKVLETIFLSVVFMFSCFVNISAIVLLVRKKKLVTANCFVLNLFCSDLLFISMIPLILVIRWTEVWILGDFFCHLLFYVISLSGCVILSSLSAVSLERMICIMKLTQATTCNVKVVAVGILTIWVFSAMTAIPMCLFFNVITQKVNNRDVRVCTLIWPTVGEEIAWDISFIFLDFLIPGLSIIVSYTKIFKITKEIRERMISSTAYSEVHQYHVSQRDYRLFRTLFTLMISFFIMWTPVFIIVLLLLVHNLTNKFILSETVFFWILLFTFCNSIVNPVLYNINLLKQKWWKVLFCGNPEGNVDTETTNKRNGNQNVTSDSK; translated from the exons ATGGGCTACATGATTGTATCATGTCAGTCTGAAGAAATATGCAACttcacattttttaattttttctccgAGTTTGACAAGAGCCTGCAGGTGAAGGTGTTGGAGACCATATTCCTCTCCGTGGTGTTCATGTTCTCATGCTTTGTAAATATCAGCGCCATTGTCTTGCTTGTCAGAAAGAAGAAACTGGTAACTGCCAATTGCTTTGTTCTGAACCTCTTTTGTTCGGACTTGCTGTTCATCAGCATGATACCGCTCATCTTGGTCATTCGATGGACGGAGGTTTGGATCTTGGGTGATTTCTTCTGCCACCTGCTTTTTTATGTAATCAGCCTCAGTGGTTGTGTTATCCTCTCCTCCCTGTCTGCAGTGAGTCTGGAGAGGATGATCTGTATCATGAAGCTAACCCAGGCCACCACCTGTAATGTTAAGGTGGTGGCAGTAGGAATTCTTACTATTTGGGTCTTCTCAGCCATGACGGCCATTCCCATGTGTCTCTTCTTCAATGTAATAACACAGAAGGTGAATAATAGG GATGTCCGGGTCTGTACTCTTATTTGGCCAACAGTTGGAGAAGAAATTGCATGGGATATTTCATTTATATTTTTGGACTTCTTGATACCAGGATTAAGCATTATTGTCAGCTACACTAAGATCTTCAAG atcACAAAGGAAATCAGGGAGCGGATGATCAGCAGTACGGCTTATTCTGAAGTCCACCAGTACCACGTGTCTCAGCGAGACTACAGACTGTTCAGAACCCTCTTCACTCTTATGATCTCTTTTTTTATCATGTGGACGCCCGTGTTTATAATTGTCCTTTTGCTTCTTGTTCATAACCTAACAAACAAGTTCATCTTATCGGAGACGGTTTTCTTCTGGATTTTGCTGTTTACATTTTGCAATTCAATAGTAAATCCAGTTCTGTACAACATCAATTTACTCAAACAGAAGTGGTGGAAGGTCCTATTTTGCGGAAACCCTGAGGGCAATGTGGACACAGAGACCACAAATAAACGGAATGGCAATCAAAATGTTACATCAGATAGCAAATAA